Proteins encoded within one genomic window of Platichthys flesus chromosome 17, fPlaFle2.1, whole genome shotgun sequence:
- the brd2a gene encoding bromodomain-containing protein 2a isoform X2 produces the protein MGISQMDQGSGAAGKRIRKPSLLYEGFESPGMPTISQMSQSGPPQPLVKDPNREGKMTNQLQFLQKVLLKSLWRHHFAWPFHEPVDAAKLSLPDYHKIIKTPMDMGSIKRRLENNYYRSASECMQDFNTMFTNCYIYNKPTDDIVLMAQSLEKAFLQKVAQMPQDELELPSVPLRSKPVKPGKKGRGNPVSGGVTTAHQVPAVSQSAYSPPTPETPDSILSTPPQTLVSKSLPSVLPSEQSIPTITSLPPTQPTAKKKGVKRKADTTTPTTVAMPIMSTMGVSGISLGMGDGHNSPLTLTSLEVDHNSSLGMNQGLSISQGMGMGMGMSMAMGMGRGTVMMGSKASANSRRGVSGRPIKPPKKDLPDSILPPPVRRSKLSPQLRYCSGVLKDLLSKKHAAYAWPFYKPVDASTLGLHDYHDIIKQPMDLSTIKLKMDGRDYRDAQQFSADVRLMFSNCYKYNPPDHDVVAMARKLQDVFEFCFAKMPDEPPAPPSSSSSSSSSSSSSESEPSSESEESESSPSSDSEEERANRLAELQEQLKAVHEQLTALSQGPIVKPKKKKDKKDKKKKKKTVEKEKHRRIEEEELPPVRPPKTPKITKTPKSKSKSAVACPVIPIKKAPSKKNNKSKAKKSRMMFNLPQPVHEPIVSHFDSDEEEETAPMSYDEKRQLSLDINKLPGEKLGRVVYIIQSREPSLRDTNPEEIEIDFETLKPSTLRELERYVMTCLRKKPRKPYASKQNMAGKSREELTLEKQQELERRLMDVSGQLNSGKKPAKSKPEKPATDTNTQPSRLSASSSSSDSSSSSSSSSSSDTSESDSG, from the exons ATGGGAATCTCACAGATGGACCAGGGTTCTGGCGCAGCAGGAAAACGCATCCGAAAACCTTCACTGCTCTACGAGGGCTTTGAGAGTCCAGGGATGCCCACCATCAGTCAGATGTCCCAATCGGGACCCCCTCAACCGCTGGTGAAAGACCCCAACCGGGAGGGAAAGATGACGAACCAACTTCAGTTCCTGCAGAAAGTCCTGCTCAAGTCCTTGTGGAGGCACCACTTTGCCTGGCCCTTCCACGAACCTGTAGACGCAGCCAAGCTCAGCCTGCCT GACTATCACAAGATCATCAAAACTCCCATGGACATGGGCAGCATTAAAAGGAGATTGGAAAATAATTACTACCGTAGTGCCAGTGAGTGCATGCAGGACTTCAACACCATGTTTACCAACTGCTACATTTATAACAAG cctaCAGATGACATAGTGCTGATGGCTCAGTCCCTGGAGAAGGCATTCCTACAGAAAGTTGCTCAGATGCCACAGGATGAGTTGGAGCTTCCCTCAGTGCCTCTAAGGAGCAAACCAGTCAAACCTGGCAAAAAGGGCAGAGGAAACCCAG TCTCTGGAGGAGTGACAACAGCTCATCAGGTCCCAGCTGTCTCACAGTCAGCGTACTCGCCTCCCACCCCAGAAACACCCGACTCCAttctctccacccccccacaaACACTTGTGAGCAAGAGCTTGCCCTCTGTGCTTCCAAGTGAACAAAGTATCCCCACCATTACAAGTCTGCCTCCCACACAGCCCACTGCTAAG AAAAAAGGTGTGAAGAGGAAAGCAGACACAACCACTCCAACCACTGTAGCCATGCCAATCATGAGCACAATGGGTGTCAGTGGCATCAGCCTGGGGATGGGCGATGGGCACAACTCGCCACTAACCCTGACTTCTCTTGAGGTGGACCATAACTCCAGCCTGGGGATGAACCAAGGCCTCAGCATCAGCCAGGGAATGGGGATGGGAATGGGGATGAGTATGGCCATGGGAATGGGCCGTGGAACAGTTATGATGGGTTCCAAAGCATCAGcaaacagcaggagaggagTAAGCGGCCGTCCCATCAAACCTCCCAAGAAGGATTTACCTGATTCCATACTGCCACCACCGGTGCGCCGCAGCAAGCTGAGCCCTCAGCTACGCTACTGCAGTGGGGTCTTAAAGGATCTGCTGTCCAAGAAGCATGCCGCGTACGCCTGGCCGTTCTATAAGCCTGTCGATGCCTCAACACTCGGCCTCCACGACTACCACGATATAATCAAACAGCCCATGGACCTCAGCACCATCAAG CTCAAGATGGACGGAAGAGATTATCGTGATGCGCAGCAGTTCTCTGCAGATGTCAGACTGATGTTCTCTAACTGCTACAAGTACAACCCCCCTGATCATGATGTGGTGGCCATGGCCAGAAAACTCCAG gaTGTCTTTGAATTTTGCTTTGCAAAGATGCCAGACGAACCTCCAGCACCACCGAGCtcctcgtcgtcctcctcttcttcctcttcctcatctgagAGTGAGCCCAGCAGTGAGAGTGAGGAGAGCGAGAGCAGCCCCAGCTCCGACTCTGAAGAGGAGAGGGCCAACCGGCTGGCGGAGCTGCAAGAGCAG cTGAAAGCTGTGCACGAGCAGCTCACTGCACTCTCCCAGGGCCCAATAGTCAAAcctaagaaaaagaaagacaagaaagacaagaagaaaaagaagaagactgTAGAAAAGGAGAAGCATCGGAggatagaggaggaagagctgccgCCGGTCAGGCCTCCAAAAACACCCAAAATTACCAAAACCCCCAAATCGAAGAGCAAAAGCGCTGTGGCCTGTCCTGTTATCCCGATCAAGAAGGCCCCgagcaagaaaaacaacaagagcAA AGCCAAGAAGAGCCGCATGATGTTTAACTTGCCTCAGCCGGTCCATGAACCCATAGTGAGTCACTTTGACtctgacgaagaggaggagacggcgCCCATGTCGTATGATGAGAAGCGTCAGCTCAGCCTGGACATCAACAAGCTGCCTGGCGAGAAGCTGGGCCGCGTGGTTTACATCATCCAGTCCCGAGAGCCCTCGCTCAGAGACACCAACCCCGAGGAGATTGAGATCGACTTTGAGACGCTGAAGCCCTCAACGCTGCGAGAGCTGGAGAGATATGTCATGACGTGTCTGAGGAAGAAACCTCGAAAGCCATATG CAAGTAAACAGAACATGGCTGGCAAGTCCCGGGAAGAGCTCActctggagaagcagcaggagctggagagaaggTTGATGGACGTCAGCGGGCAGCTCAACTCTGGAAAGAAGCCTGCCAAGAGCAAAC cagAGAAACCTGCGACAGATACCAACACCCAGCCGTCACGTCTCAGcgccagcagctcctcctcggactcctcttcgtcatcctcttcctcctcatcctcagacACAAGCGAATCCGACTCCGGCTGA
- the brd2a gene encoding bromodomain-containing protein 2a isoform X1: MAANPLLDSSHIGLDVGIMGISQMDQGSGAAGKRIRKPSLLYEGFESPGMPTISQMSQSGPPQPLVKDPNREGKMTNQLQFLQKVLLKSLWRHHFAWPFHEPVDAAKLSLPDYHKIIKTPMDMGSIKRRLENNYYRSASECMQDFNTMFTNCYIYNKPTDDIVLMAQSLEKAFLQKVAQMPQDELELPSVPLRSKPVKPGKKGRGNPVSGGVTTAHQVPAVSQSAYSPPTPETPDSILSTPPQTLVSKSLPSVLPSEQSIPTITSLPPTQPTAKKKGVKRKADTTTPTTVAMPIMSTMGVSGISLGMGDGHNSPLTLTSLEVDHNSSLGMNQGLSISQGMGMGMGMSMAMGMGRGTVMMGSKASANSRRGVSGRPIKPPKKDLPDSILPPPVRRSKLSPQLRYCSGVLKDLLSKKHAAYAWPFYKPVDASTLGLHDYHDIIKQPMDLSTIKLKMDGRDYRDAQQFSADVRLMFSNCYKYNPPDHDVVAMARKLQDVFEFCFAKMPDEPPAPPSSSSSSSSSSSSSESEPSSESEESESSPSSDSEEERANRLAELQEQLKAVHEQLTALSQGPIVKPKKKKDKKDKKKKKKTVEKEKHRRIEEEELPPVRPPKTPKITKTPKSKSKSAVACPVIPIKKAPSKKNNKSKAKKSRMMFNLPQPVHEPIVSHFDSDEEEETAPMSYDEKRQLSLDINKLPGEKLGRVVYIIQSREPSLRDTNPEEIEIDFETLKPSTLRELERYVMTCLRKKPRKPYASKQNMAGKSREELTLEKQQELERRLMDVSGQLNSGKKPAKSKPEKPATDTNTQPSRLSASSSSSDSSSSSSSSSSSDTSESDSG; this comes from the exons ATGGCCGCTAACCCGCTGCTTGACAG CTCCCACATCGGGCTTGATGTTGGCATAATGGGAATCTCACAGATGGACCAGGGTTCTGGCGCAGCAGGAAAACGCATCCGAAAACCTTCACTGCTCTACGAGGGCTTTGAGAGTCCAGGGATGCCCACCATCAGTCAGATGTCCCAATCGGGACCCCCTCAACCGCTGGTGAAAGACCCCAACCGGGAGGGAAAGATGACGAACCAACTTCAGTTCCTGCAGAAAGTCCTGCTCAAGTCCTTGTGGAGGCACCACTTTGCCTGGCCCTTCCACGAACCTGTAGACGCAGCCAAGCTCAGCCTGCCT GACTATCACAAGATCATCAAAACTCCCATGGACATGGGCAGCATTAAAAGGAGATTGGAAAATAATTACTACCGTAGTGCCAGTGAGTGCATGCAGGACTTCAACACCATGTTTACCAACTGCTACATTTATAACAAG cctaCAGATGACATAGTGCTGATGGCTCAGTCCCTGGAGAAGGCATTCCTACAGAAAGTTGCTCAGATGCCACAGGATGAGTTGGAGCTTCCCTCAGTGCCTCTAAGGAGCAAACCAGTCAAACCTGGCAAAAAGGGCAGAGGAAACCCAG TCTCTGGAGGAGTGACAACAGCTCATCAGGTCCCAGCTGTCTCACAGTCAGCGTACTCGCCTCCCACCCCAGAAACACCCGACTCCAttctctccacccccccacaaACACTTGTGAGCAAGAGCTTGCCCTCTGTGCTTCCAAGTGAACAAAGTATCCCCACCATTACAAGTCTGCCTCCCACACAGCCCACTGCTAAG AAAAAAGGTGTGAAGAGGAAAGCAGACACAACCACTCCAACCACTGTAGCCATGCCAATCATGAGCACAATGGGTGTCAGTGGCATCAGCCTGGGGATGGGCGATGGGCACAACTCGCCACTAACCCTGACTTCTCTTGAGGTGGACCATAACTCCAGCCTGGGGATGAACCAAGGCCTCAGCATCAGCCAGGGAATGGGGATGGGAATGGGGATGAGTATGGCCATGGGAATGGGCCGTGGAACAGTTATGATGGGTTCCAAAGCATCAGcaaacagcaggagaggagTAAGCGGCCGTCCCATCAAACCTCCCAAGAAGGATTTACCTGATTCCATACTGCCACCACCGGTGCGCCGCAGCAAGCTGAGCCCTCAGCTACGCTACTGCAGTGGGGTCTTAAAGGATCTGCTGTCCAAGAAGCATGCCGCGTACGCCTGGCCGTTCTATAAGCCTGTCGATGCCTCAACACTCGGCCTCCACGACTACCACGATATAATCAAACAGCCCATGGACCTCAGCACCATCAAG CTCAAGATGGACGGAAGAGATTATCGTGATGCGCAGCAGTTCTCTGCAGATGTCAGACTGATGTTCTCTAACTGCTACAAGTACAACCCCCCTGATCATGATGTGGTGGCCATGGCCAGAAAACTCCAG gaTGTCTTTGAATTTTGCTTTGCAAAGATGCCAGACGAACCTCCAGCACCACCGAGCtcctcgtcgtcctcctcttcttcctcttcctcatctgagAGTGAGCCCAGCAGTGAGAGTGAGGAGAGCGAGAGCAGCCCCAGCTCCGACTCTGAAGAGGAGAGGGCCAACCGGCTGGCGGAGCTGCAAGAGCAG cTGAAAGCTGTGCACGAGCAGCTCACTGCACTCTCCCAGGGCCCAATAGTCAAAcctaagaaaaagaaagacaagaaagacaagaagaaaaagaagaagactgTAGAAAAGGAGAAGCATCGGAggatagaggaggaagagctgccgCCGGTCAGGCCTCCAAAAACACCCAAAATTACCAAAACCCCCAAATCGAAGAGCAAAAGCGCTGTGGCCTGTCCTGTTATCCCGATCAAGAAGGCCCCgagcaagaaaaacaacaagagcAA AGCCAAGAAGAGCCGCATGATGTTTAACTTGCCTCAGCCGGTCCATGAACCCATAGTGAGTCACTTTGACtctgacgaagaggaggagacggcgCCCATGTCGTATGATGAGAAGCGTCAGCTCAGCCTGGACATCAACAAGCTGCCTGGCGAGAAGCTGGGCCGCGTGGTTTACATCATCCAGTCCCGAGAGCCCTCGCTCAGAGACACCAACCCCGAGGAGATTGAGATCGACTTTGAGACGCTGAAGCCCTCAACGCTGCGAGAGCTGGAGAGATATGTCATGACGTGTCTGAGGAAGAAACCTCGAAAGCCATATG CAAGTAAACAGAACATGGCTGGCAAGTCCCGGGAAGAGCTCActctggagaagcagcaggagctggagagaaggTTGATGGACGTCAGCGGGCAGCTCAACTCTGGAAAGAAGCCTGCCAAGAGCAAAC cagAGAAACCTGCGACAGATACCAACACCCAGCCGTCACGTCTCAGcgccagcagctcctcctcggactcctcttcgtcatcctcttcctcctcatcctcagacACAAGCGAATCCGACTCCGGCTGA
- the hsd17b8 gene encoding estradiol 17-beta-dehydrogenase 8 codes for MKSNTEVFWCPQVDKPISTTTRQDSIMAAAMRLVSRLTLVTGGGSGIGRAVCQRLASEGASVVVADISEESANETLGSLQGGLRGQGHMAAVVDVSSKESVTKLITSIQTRFFQPPSVCVNAAGITQDDFLLHMTEEQFDRVIQVNLKGSFLVTQAVAQALVACGATKGSLVTVGSIVGKVGNIGQANYAASKSGVEGLTRTAAKELSRFGIRCNCVLPGFISTPMTDKVPEKVITKMKALVPMGRMGEPAEVADVCAFLASDDSRYITGASIEVTGGLFIG; via the exons ATGAAATCAAACACTGAGGTGTTTTGGTGCCCTCAAGTGGACAAACCCATATCTACAACAACACGACAGGACTCCATCATGGCAGCCGCTATGAGACTCGTGTCGAGGCTGACCCTGGTCACCG GCGGAGGCAGCGGGATCGGACGCGCGGTCTGCCAGCGCTTGGCGTCCGAGGGCGCCTCCGTGGTGGTCGCTGACATCAGTGAGGAGTCGGCCAATGAGACGCTGGGCAGCCTGCAGGGAGGCCTGAGAGGGCAGGGTCACATGGCGGCTGTGGTGGACGTCTCGTCCAAAGAGAGCGTGACGAAGCTGATCACAAGtatacag ACTCGTTTCTTCCAGCCTCCCTCGGTGTGTGTGAACGCAGCCGGCATCACCCAGGACGACTTCCTGCTCCACATGACGGAGGAGCAGTTCGACAGAGTCATCCAGGTCAACCTGaag GGTTCCTTCTTGGTCACGCAGGCCGTGGCTCAGGCCCTGGTCGCCTGTGGAGCAACCAAAGGATCCTTGGTTACTGTCGGCAGCATCGTGGGGAAG gtggGAAACATTGGACAGGCAAATTATGCCGCCTCTAAATCCGGAGTGGAAGGTTTAACCAGAACTGCAGCCAAGGAGCTGAGCAG GTTCGGGATCCGGTGTAACTGTGTGCTGCCGGGCTTCATATCCACGCCCATGACGGATAAGGTTCCTGAGAAGGTTATCACCAAG atGAAAGCTCTGGTGCCAATGGGAAGAATGGGCGAACCTGCAG AGGTCGCTGATGTTTGTGCGTTTCTCGCATCCGACGACTCCCGGTACATCACGGGCGCCAGCAtcgaggtcacag gTGGACTTTTCATTGGCTGA